The genomic segment TGACGTAGTCATTAACCTTGTCATCTGTCCAATCATCAGTTTTTATTGGCCGGAGATACTTGACTGTTATAGGCGCTGGCCGAACATGTAAGCCGCCTTTCCTCCATGCATGGTGGGTGCCTGTAAAGACCATTGGAACTATTGGGAGGCGCGTTTGCAATGCTAAATGAACAAAACCCTGCAAGGGAACACCCAAAAACGGGGAGGGAGTCATAATTGGTTAATTATATAGTATGAATGCAAGTTTGGAAAAGAGCGATGTATAATATCTTCACAATGGACACCACACAGACGTTTTGGAAAGCCACATCTGGGAAAGAAAGATCCAAAGTTACAATTCAGTTAACTAAAGGGATTCTTCTCTTTACTTCTTAGCTCTATCTGCAAGAATTATGATTCGATACTTATATCTGTTGCGTTGGTCTTCGTAATATAACTAAGAAGTACTTGACAAAAGCAGAGAGGAAATCAGATCTTGCTTATGGCATCATTTGCAGCTCACTAGGCATGCATGGAAGGTTGAAAATCTCTATCAAGCAAGGAAATTTATCACTGAAGCATTTTCTCAATGAACAATAAAAGTCTTACAACAGAATTGCAACATATATATAGAACACGTTACACGAAAATGATGTCAGGTGGGAAATAATTTCTCAAGTTCAGCATCATTCCAGAATGTTATGATGAAATTGTGAAAGCACCTTTTTAAAGGGTAGTAATCGTCCATTTTTTGATCTAGTCCCCTCAGGAAAAATGATGAGTGACAGGTTGTTTTTCACTACTGCATGAGCTACCTGAGCACAAGAATCACTGGTTAGATGTATAGACTAGAGATATCATCAATAATATGGAGAAGTGGATGGAGAACCTCCTTCATGGATTGAATAGCTGCAGTAGGATTGGAGCGATCTATTCGAAGATGGTTTGCCAATACATAAAGTTGTCCAAATAAAGGGTACCATATGATctgcaaaaaacaaaagtatCAGTTATGAGGTCAGATACACAGTCTAACAATGTCATCACTCATGAAACAGGGTGATTTTATTACAAGTAAGGAGGTAGCACCCAGAAGGGTGGTTTCTGCAAGTTAATAGAGCTTATCAATCTGGATGTGGTATCACTAGCAGGTTTATAAGATACAGATTAATTTATCAAGACGAATTGTCACCAGATAGCTGAATGCATACCTCTTTCTTTGCAATGCCAACAGTGCCTGTGGGAGTCAACCACATCATAAGGAAAATGTCTATAGGAGAAGCATGATTGCAGACATAAATGGCCCTCTCATTTGAAAATTCAGGGCCTTCAATCCTGATAGGATTCCCTAAGATCCACATCTGCAATGAAAATTGTGCACTTTTAGATGGCCTCATTTCTTCAATACAACTAACACTCATCTCACTCCAAAGCAGTCAAAGGTTCCATTTCCAGGATCAGCTAGCTCTGATAACAGCTTATCAGAAGCTTGTTAACATTTTCTTCCACTAGATTAAGTGCCATTTCATTTAATCTTCCACAATAGATTCTTCTAGCATTATAGATAAGTTCTACATTGCTGAAATTGTTTGTTAGCCGAAACCGAATAATCTAACGGCAAGGTTGTAGTTCATGAAGCTTATTCTGTCTTGTTTTGTGGGCACCGCATATTACCGACCTGACTGAGCACCGTATATTTCTCAAAAATCTGCAGGAGATATGTACCTATAATCAATACCAAGCCCCGGACCCCTTTTGAGCAACAGAGAAAAGAGGTGCCTCTCCCTAGGATAACCCCAAAAAACTCATTTGTTATGTACCTTATATATAACATTTTGCATAATTCAGTACGAgagcaaaattaaatattctgGATGAAAACTTGAAGATTGAATCTGGgacctcaaaaaaataaaatcatgaaacagAGAAACAGAGAGAAATTCATGAAGTGCAAAGATTTCCCTTTGTTTTCTCAGGATTCAAACACAAACGTTCATTCTGCTTTTCTTGATggttaattatttattcataaaCAAATGCATTGAACACAACAAGACAGaattaatatcaaattcaaaattagaGCACAAGCAAGCAtgaaaaactaatataataaaacaatggcACTTACCAGCATTCTACCAGTAACATGCCCATAAATATTTCCCTGCCTGATCCTCTCATAAGGCCATGGtaagagcaagagcaagatcaAGGACCAAATGAATGTTGTGACCATCATTGACAAAAAACAAACCACAATCCTTACACAAGATATCAATGCAGAAATCCACCCATCATCTTCAACATAAACATCACTCTTGGGACTTTTTACCACTTCTTCCCTCACCAAAATCTTTGGGGTTTGTTTCCCATTTGGAGTGGAATTTGTATCCAGGAAGCTCTCCCATCTCCTATTCCTCATGAAAGAACCACCTCCAGTATTGTCCATGACTCAATAATCAAACTCCTTGCAATGTTTCTATGTAGATGTCTCAGAAATTACCCTGTTCAAGACGAGGACAACAGATGGTTAGACAGCTTGATTCAACATAAACCGATGTATCTGGTCGCTGAGAAAGTGCAGGGAAGTGAAGGGTAGaactaaactggaaaaaaaaaatcctaaaggGTTTTAGATTATTTCAGTTCTTTCCCTCAACTTTCCAGGCAAGCAAAAGGAGGTAAATTTATTCCCAGCCAAAACATCAAGAAACCCAGTAGAACAAAAGAAGAGACAAACAGCTAGTCAACACTCATGGAAACCGAGTCAACGAGAGAAGATGAGACCAGTAGAATCCAATCAGCAGAACAAATAACTTGCTGTTTGGTTTCCacgaaaatgaaaataaacaacTAGCACCATCTTCTTTCTAAtccaaaaagataaagaaacaaagaaagtaAGGCAACCTTAGCTTGTCTTTCAGTGCTCAAGAAAGCAAAGAGAAGAGGAGTCATTAAAGTCCAGCCAAGTCTGTGCCTTACTATATTCATATAGCTAGTAGAATTTTATGTGGCACACAATAAAAACCAGAAgccaaaaagaaacaattttgaCGAAGACCCACCAAACCGTACCTACCAAGAATGATATCTCAAAGAAAAGTATGGATACCAAATCAAAGAAAGTTCAAGAACATGGCTGTACCTGTATATAGACAGAGCTATAAGAGTatttaataaatgtaaaaaaaacaagaaatggaaATTAAAACAGGTAAAACGAACATAGTCTATAAAGATATATTGGTTTAAGGTACCtgtatgttttgaatttggGATGACAGTGCTTATGGGGGGAAGTCAAAGAATTTAATCTACCAAAACAATTTGGAGTTGGCCTTtattataatcatttaattcttcttctttttatttaatcatttaattttttttattttataataattttttaaataaaataataatagtgacattttaaaatcattggaTTATAATAAGATTACAGATTTTTATGGCAATAATAGCAATAATtatgtacatatatatatataatatgcaaACTTTTCCTAAAACAATTtctcatgaatattcaatggATTAAAACGTCTATTTTATTAATCTTTATTGTAAATTAATCATTCTCTTCACTAGCTATCATGACAACAGTCAGAGTACCATGAGTGAAAGGTTTTCactggtaattttattttttttcttaagaaataagagaataaaTCCTTAAATGTTTGGTGGGGTCGGGTTTGGGTGGAAATTGAGAGTTTGGAAATAAATGAAGGGGGAGATGTGACTCGTATTGCTTTAATGAATGAATGATCCATGTTTATTTGACTGTATGACATGccaattttcatgttttcttcttcttcttctccagccaagaattaaaataaaaataaaaataaaataataactttttataatattattgagtttgaaaaatatatttagaggttctttatattttttctttatatgtttctcaaataaaataaattaatgatgatAGATAGTTCGACATGATGATTTCTTCATGATGTGTTCATATAATTCACCagaaaaattaagtcaaatatTGTTTCACAGAAGCATAGTAGTACGTACTatctattgaaaaattaataatctGGTGGCAGTCCAACTACTTTCATAGAAGCAAATTACATCGAAAACTGAGCAAGAGGAACGGAAGGAACGATTTGTAGAAGATGTTCGCAGATAGTCCCACGGGAACAACACATGATATCCAGCgcatttagaacaaaaacccaGTGCCAGAATGATCGACTGCTAAGAAGCAGAAAAGACTGCATATCAG from the Populus nigra chromosome 9, ddPopNigr1.1, whole genome shotgun sequence genome contains:
- the LOC133703016 gene encoding 1-acyl-sn-glycerol-3-phosphate acyltransferase-like, translated to MDNTGGGSFMRNRRWESFLDTNSTPNGKQTPKILVREEVVKSPKSDVYVEDDGWISALISCVRIVVCFLSMMVTTFIWSLILLLLLPWPYERIRQGNIYGHVTGRMLMWILGNPIRIEGPEFSNERAIYVCNHASPIDIFLMMWLTPTGTVGIAKKEIIWYPLFGQLYVLANHLRIDRSNPTAAIQSMKEVAHAVVKNNLSLIIFPEGTRSKNGRLLPFKKGFVHLALQTRLPIVPMVFTGTHHAWRKGGLHVRPAPITVKYLRPIKTDDWTDDKVNDYVRLLHDIYVENLPEAQRPLH